Proteins from a genomic interval of Paenibacillus sp. FSL R5-0623:
- a CDS encoding ABC transporter substrate-binding protein gives MLGMKTRKKSAMLLLTAVMSISLFGCSTGNSTTGNAAQPAGEGNTAAAAETTKPAGGKLVLYSAGPQKLADNIVSGFTDKTGIEVEMFQGTTGKILARMEAEKSNPVADVVILASLPSAQALKADGLTMPYPEAANADKLNKDWSDAEGNYFSSSASALGIVYNTKLVSTPPTSWAELATPAWKDAVNIPDPTLSGSALDFITGYLSANGEKGWDLLSAYKANGVAMAGANQEALDPVITGAKSIVAAGVDYMAYSSKAKGEPLDIVYPEEGTVISPRPAAILKSSPNVENAKAFIDYLLSDEAQKLVADAYLIPGREDIEATNRANVKDIPQLKVDWNWMSEHGEETAVRFSETFK, from the coding sequence ATGTTGGGTATGAAAACACGGAAAAAGAGCGCAATGCTGTTATTAACAGCGGTAATGAGTATCAGTTTGTTCGGATGTAGCACAGGGAACTCGACCACAGGCAACGCGGCACAACCCGCGGGTGAAGGAAACACTGCAGCAGCGGCGGAAACAACGAAACCGGCTGGCGGCAAGCTGGTATTGTACAGTGCCGGCCCTCAGAAGCTGGCGGATAACATCGTGAGCGGATTTACAGACAAAACAGGGATCGAAGTTGAGATGTTCCAAGGAACGACAGGCAAAATTCTGGCTCGTATGGAAGCTGAGAAATCCAATCCGGTTGCTGACGTTGTGATTCTGGCTTCCTTGCCTTCAGCACAGGCTTTGAAAGCAGACGGACTGACCATGCCTTACCCCGAAGCAGCCAATGCAGACAAGCTGAACAAGGACTGGTCGGATGCAGAGGGCAACTATTTTAGCAGCAGTGCTTCCGCACTTGGTATTGTGTATAACACCAAACTGGTATCTACACCACCAACAAGTTGGGCAGAGCTGGCTACGCCTGCGTGGAAAGATGCAGTGAACATTCCCGACCCAACATTATCAGGTTCAGCACTCGATTTCATCACAGGATACCTGAGCGCGAATGGTGAAAAAGGTTGGGATCTGCTGAGTGCCTATAAAGCCAATGGTGTAGCGATGGCAGGCGCCAATCAGGAAGCACTTGATCCGGTCATTACGGGTGCCAAAAGCATCGTAGCAGCAGGTGTGGACTACATGGCGTATTCCTCCAAGGCAAAAGGTGAACCACTGGATATCGTATATCCTGAGGAAGGCACGGTAATCAGCCCAAGACCGGCAGCGATTCTGAAATCCAGCCCAAATGTAGAGAATGCCAAAGCGTTCATTGACTACCTGTTGTCCGATGAAGCTCAGAAGCTCGTTGCTGATGCTTATCTGATTCCGGGCCGCGAAGACATTGAAGCGACTAACCGTGCCAATGTGAAGGATATTCCACAGCTTAAAGTGGATTGGAACTGGATGAGCGAACATGGCGAAGAGACAGCGGTGCGTTTTTCCGAGACTTTTAAGTAA
- a CDS encoding GerMN domain-containing protein, which produces MSESGSNEPAVQGGQTQAPNPAKTEVDLGTMNTQVVDVYLADSQVLELEKTEQEIEYKDDSEKYEKTFAALQTNTDSELVSLWEQVELLSVQYAEGTVTLDVHIPAEASLGTSGELLALEALTTTMFQFDEVKSLDILVDGEAVDSLMGHAELEHPIHREP; this is translated from the coding sequence GTGAGCGAATCCGGTTCAAATGAACCTGCTGTTCAGGGAGGACAGACGCAGGCGCCAAACCCAGCCAAAACGGAGGTGGATCTGGGCACAATGAATACACAAGTCGTCGATGTATATTTGGCAGATTCTCAGGTCCTTGAGCTGGAGAAAACAGAGCAGGAAATTGAATACAAGGATGATTCCGAAAAATATGAAAAAACATTTGCAGCGTTGCAAACGAACACCGATTCGGAGCTTGTTTCCCTCTGGGAGCAAGTGGAATTGCTCTCTGTCCAATATGCTGAGGGTACGGTGACTTTGGATGTTCATATCCCCGCTGAAGCCAGTCTCGGTACCAGTGGAGAATTGCTCGCATTGGAAGCTTTAACAACAACGATGTTTCAATTTGATGAAGTGAAGAGCCTGGATATACTGGTGGATGGTGAAGCCGTTGATAGTTTGATGGGTCATGCCGAACTGGAACACCCCATTCATCGCGAACCCTAA
- a CDS encoding iron ABC transporter permease, which produces MPLLLIFWQSVYPDGQWDWMAPIRTITGHHLSGVLLNSVWLGICVVAVTTLLALPLAWMMAKTRMGEHRWVDVILMIPFMTPPYIGSMGWILFMQKGGYLQQWVPSSASWSELFFSFWGMVLIMSLHLFPFLYLLLRDALIRIGGNLEEAGAVHGARAGYRFRRIILPLLLSSYGMGIMLVFVKTIAEFGTPATFGRKIGYYVMTSEIHKYISSWPIDFGKATSLASVLLSVCLVMWYMQSAMSRKFTYRLVGGKGQRSKRYSLRGGAGWLCGAYLAILLILSIGIPYFSIIAASTMKLRGSGIAFDNLTLDHYKELLSWGSVSMKAIGNSLGLSLAASTVAVIIGTGFALAIGRSSSFMQRVIDLFSLLPNTVPGIVMVVGLILFWNSPWMPVTLYNTYGMVVLTYVVLFLPYTVQYVKSSFTQIDGTLFQAGQVFGGKPLYILRRILIPLILPGMLAGWMMTFTIATRELVGSLLILPPSMQTSATYIFAQFEQGQVSLGMAMAVVTVGMTVLMLLGIELLNSKRKWNAS; this is translated from the coding sequence ATGCCGCTCTTGCTGATCTTCTGGCAAAGTGTGTATCCGGACGGGCAGTGGGATTGGATGGCTCCGATTCGCACGATTACCGGTCATCATCTATCAGGTGTATTGCTGAATTCCGTCTGGCTTGGCATCTGCGTTGTAGCGGTAACCACACTGCTGGCGCTGCCGCTGGCCTGGATGATGGCGAAGACTCGGATGGGTGAGCATCGCTGGGTCGATGTAATCCTGATGATTCCGTTCATGACCCCGCCGTATATCGGCTCGATGGGCTGGATTCTGTTTATGCAAAAAGGGGGATACCTGCAGCAATGGGTACCCTCATCTGCAAGTTGGAGTGAGCTGTTCTTCAGCTTCTGGGGCATGGTGCTCATCATGAGCTTGCACCTGTTCCCGTTCCTGTATCTGCTGCTTCGTGATGCATTGATCCGGATCGGTGGCAATCTGGAAGAAGCGGGAGCTGTGCACGGTGCACGAGCAGGATACCGTTTCAGACGTATTATTTTACCCCTGTTGTTGTCGTCTTACGGCATGGGGATCATGCTGGTCTTTGTCAAAACGATTGCGGAATTCGGAACACCGGCAACCTTCGGGCGCAAGATTGGCTATTATGTCATGACCTCCGAGATTCATAAGTACATCTCCAGTTGGCCGATTGATTTCGGCAAGGCGACTTCGCTGGCATCGGTGCTGCTGTCCGTCTGTCTGGTGATGTGGTATATGCAGTCTGCCATGAGCCGGAAGTTCACGTATCGTCTGGTAGGTGGCAAAGGGCAACGTTCGAAGCGATATTCTCTTCGTGGCGGAGCAGGATGGTTGTGTGGGGCATATCTTGCAATTCTGTTGATCCTGTCGATAGGTATCCCGTATTTCTCCATCATCGCCGCTTCGACCATGAAGTTACGGGGATCGGGAATTGCTTTTGATAATCTGACCTTGGATCATTACAAAGAGCTGTTATCTTGGGGCTCGGTGAGTATGAAGGCCATCGGGAACAGTCTGGGATTATCCCTCGCGGCTTCAACCGTTGCTGTTATTATCGGAACGGGGTTTGCACTTGCGATCGGCAGATCATCTTCATTCATGCAGCGTGTGATTGACTTGTTCAGTCTGTTGCCTAATACGGTGCCGGGCATCGTGATGGTGGTGGGACTGATTCTGTTCTGGAACTCACCCTGGATGCCAGTCACGTTGTATAACACCTACGGTATGGTTGTGCTCACGTACGTTGTTCTCTTCTTGCCTTACACCGTGCAGTATGTAAAATCGAGCTTTACCCAGATTGACGGAACGTTGTTCCAGGCTGGGCAAGTGTTTGGCGGGAAGCCGCTGTATATTCTGCGGCGCATCCTGATCCCGCTGATCCTGCCCGGCATGCTGGCCGGATGGATGATGACCTTTACGATTGCAACAAGGGAACTGGTCGGATCGTTGTTGATTCTTCCACCGTCGATGCAGACGTCGGCTACGTATATTTTTGCGCAGTTTGAACAAGGTCAGGTATCACTTGGCATGGCGATGGCCGTTGTAACTGTAGGTATGACGGTGCTGATGCTGCTTGGAATCGAACTGCTGAATTCAAAGAGAAAGTGGAATGCATCATGA
- a CDS encoding N-acetylmuramoyl-L-alanine amidase family protein, translating to MKKTILLLFLSLFLLVLLPNQGNAAASTSKIYMDGEELVLPSDVQVTIINKNVMIPIRVVAENLKFKVDWNQQARTVKIQQDQQTISLTVDQKQAMVADKQVTLNIAPQILNKTLVVPIRFVSEQMGLKVRWNNQDKIVYLTNTSKGPAIEPGNTSGKGDSTSTSQVTDIQFANNQLVLSTDGAVQPVVTTLKYPDRLVVDLPGATFGDISQPLDQGLNGKLDVSGYPNVTEVRYSLFKRDPAQVRIVVELNNVKDVQYSQNVIADKLIIDLNVAGDNITPAPVTPVGDSGRKVVVIDPGHGGSDPGTISITNKPEKEYNLVLAHKVQALLLNEPNIELVMTREGDTYPTRPERVQIANQLNADVFVSIHGNSVKSAPQATGTETYYYQRSNSKELATIIHQRLVKAMGLRDRGVKNGNLEVIRDTTMPAVLLEVGFLSNVLDEELMSSEVVQTKAAQAIADGIKEYLGL from the coding sequence ATGAAGAAAACCATTTTACTACTGTTTTTGAGTCTGTTCTTACTCGTTTTGCTCCCTAATCAGGGAAATGCCGCTGCAAGCACGTCGAAAATCTATATGGATGGAGAGGAATTAGTCCTCCCAAGTGATGTACAGGTGACGATTATCAATAAAAACGTGATGATCCCGATTCGCGTCGTTGCCGAGAATTTGAAATTCAAAGTCGATTGGAACCAACAGGCACGCACTGTAAAAATTCAGCAAGATCAACAGACAATTTCTCTAACCGTGGATCAAAAGCAAGCCATGGTTGCTGACAAACAAGTCACTTTGAACATAGCCCCGCAAATTTTGAATAAAACGCTGGTGGTGCCCATTCGATTTGTCAGTGAACAAATGGGGCTTAAGGTAAGATGGAACAATCAAGACAAGATCGTATACTTAACAAACACCAGTAAGGGACCTGCTATCGAACCAGGCAACACTTCTGGAAAAGGGGATTCAACGTCTACCTCTCAGGTTACTGATATCCAATTTGCCAACAATCAGCTCGTCTTATCCACGGATGGGGCCGTTCAGCCGGTAGTAACGACCCTCAAGTACCCTGATCGTTTGGTTGTGGACTTGCCCGGAGCCACCTTTGGTGATATCTCCCAGCCGCTGGATCAAGGACTCAATGGCAAGCTGGATGTGAGTGGTTATCCCAATGTAACGGAAGTGAGATATTCGCTTTTCAAACGAGATCCGGCGCAAGTTCGAATTGTTGTAGAATTGAATAATGTGAAGGATGTCCAGTACAGCCAGAACGTCATTGCCGATAAACTGATCATTGATCTGAATGTTGCGGGAGACAATATCACACCTGCTCCAGTCACTCCAGTAGGCGATTCAGGACGCAAGGTCGTGGTTATCGATCCAGGACACGGTGGTAGTGATCCAGGGACGATCAGCATCACAAACAAACCGGAAAAGGAATACAACCTGGTATTAGCTCACAAAGTACAAGCCCTGCTGCTCAATGAACCCAATATCGAGTTGGTGATGACTCGTGAAGGTGATACCTATCCCACCCGCCCTGAGCGTGTTCAAATCGCCAATCAATTAAATGCGGATGTATTTGTATCTATCCATGGCAATAGTGTGAAGTCCGCCCCCCAAGCCACAGGTACGGAGACATATTATTATCAACGCAGTAACAGCAAGGAATTAGCTACTATCATTCATCAACGTTTGGTGAAAGCCATGGGTCTCAGAGATCGTGGTGTGAAAAATGGCAACTTGGAAGTAATCCGAGACACGACCATGCCTGCAGTGCTTTTGGAAGTGGGATTCTTGAGTAATGTGCTCGATGAAGAACTGATGTCGTCCGAAGTTGTTCAGACGAAAGCCGCTCAAGCGATAGCCGATGGAATCAAGGAGTATTTGGGCCTATAA
- a CDS encoding MBL fold metallo-hydrolase — MIKLNVWGGAGEHGRSAYLLSGSRFRLLLDCGVKKEGTGQYPLIDPEIVPQLDAVLLSHAHEDHSVAIPLLYKMGYQGEVWTTRETRAQLRTYFANWRRFAERVGEKLPYDEADEQAIRYRYLEDEVVSQTWFELIPEVKVMWGRSGHLAGSVWFGVEMEGKQIFYSGDYTSESMLLQEDCPAEALWQTSMLRENPVSEAPSSEWWGAEQLIAINSGQKAGELITSQDQTSVASEASSRTLVSMEIPMKQGNFTSNVADGAVRAGRANVADVAPISFVGLVDLAIVDAAYGTDEDTQADKLEQLEQAICQTIAQGGKVLLPMPVVGRGQEIILWAQQQFPAIPIVVEQGLVDGMKQLMHVPYWLREKGEHVIGSSLKDEIDGFLTGRGWNLPTTTQEREQLLEHHAASLWFIPDGMMQSSLARWYYSQLSDKEENLILLTGHVAHDTFADKLLRVPDKYGACEVRKIRYKVHQGWKDIERMMHQVPARHTVLVHADRAETDRLKEGLLRNSPSPGTVIHSLSAGDELYV; from the coding sequence ATGATCAAACTGAACGTATGGGGCGGTGCAGGGGAACATGGACGTTCCGCCTATCTCCTGAGCGGGAGCCGGTTTCGCCTTTTGCTGGATTGTGGTGTGAAAAAAGAAGGCACAGGCCAGTATCCGCTGATTGACCCGGAGATTGTCCCGCAACTGGACGCGGTCCTGTTATCCCACGCCCATGAGGATCATTCGGTCGCCATCCCTTTGTTGTATAAGATGGGCTACCAGGGTGAAGTGTGGACGACAAGAGAGACGAGGGCGCAGCTGCGTACGTATTTTGCCAACTGGCGCAGGTTTGCAGAACGTGTCGGAGAGAAACTCCCTTACGATGAAGCAGATGAGCAAGCTATTCGTTATCGGTATCTGGAAGATGAGGTCGTATCCCAAACTTGGTTTGAACTCATTCCGGAAGTAAAAGTGATGTGGGGCCGGAGTGGACATCTGGCTGGATCGGTGTGGTTTGGGGTTGAAATGGAAGGCAAGCAGATTTTCTATTCCGGGGACTACACGTCCGAATCAATGCTTTTACAGGAGGATTGTCCAGCAGAGGCGTTATGGCAGACAAGCATGCTTCGTGAGAATCCTGTGTCCGAGGCTCCGAGTAGCGAGTGGTGGGGTGCGGAGCAGCTAATCGCTATAAACAGTGGGCAAAAGGCTGGAGAACTCATAACGTCACAAGATCAGACATCTGTTGCATCAGAGGCGTCGTCAAGAACACTTGTATCCATGGAGATACCCATGAAGCAGGGGAATTTCACATCCAACGTAGCAGATGGAGCAGTCAGAGCAGGCAGAGCAAACGTAGCAGACGTTGCCCCAATATCTTTCGTCGGACTGGTGGATCTGGCAATCGTTGATGCGGCCTACGGTACGGACGAGGATACACAGGCCGACAAACTGGAACAGCTGGAACAAGCCATTTGCCAGACGATTGCTCAAGGTGGAAAGGTGCTCTTACCCATGCCTGTTGTAGGGCGTGGACAGGAGATCATACTGTGGGCACAGCAACAATTCCCGGCTATCCCAATCGTAGTGGAACAAGGACTGGTGGACGGCATGAAGCAGCTTATGCATGTTCCGTATTGGTTGAGGGAGAAGGGAGAGCATGTCATCGGAAGTTCGTTGAAAGACGAAATTGATGGCTTTCTGACCGGACGAGGATGGAATCTGCCTACGACCACCCAAGAGCGGGAACAACTGTTGGAACATCATGCTGCTTCGTTGTGGTTCATTCCGGACGGCATGATGCAGTCCTCGCTTGCCCGTTGGTATTATAGTCAATTATCAGACAAGGAGGAGAATCTGATTCTGCTCACTGGGCATGTTGCTCATGATACATTTGCTGATAAGCTGCTACGGGTTCCTGACAAGTATGGAGCATGTGAAGTGCGGAAAATACGCTATAAAGTGCATCAAGGCTGGAAGGATATTGAGCGGATGATGCATCAGGTTCCAGCAAGGCATACGGTCCTTGTGCATGCTGACCGGGCAGAGACGGACAGATTAAAAGAAGGATTGCTCAGAAATAGCCCGTCACCGGGAACAGTTATACATTCACTGTCAGCTGGTGACGAGCTATATGTGTGA
- a CDS encoding ABC transporter ATP-binding protein, protein MKLEITGIQKSFNQTPALLPTDLTLEHGKFTTLLGPSGCGKTTLLRMLAGLEQPDAGEIRADGQCIYSAAKRIDIPTHKRNLGMVFQDFALWPHMTVYENVAFGLKAGKQKSDLRQKVNEALGMVRLQGMEDRYPHQLSGGQQQRVAFARAVAVRPGVILFDEPLSALDAVLREEMRIEMMSLVRDMGLTALYVTHDQIEAMSMSDEIVVMQKGRILQKGSPETIYSAPSDPYVASFIGKSNWLTPNQSMVRPEHVTWNKTGHDDLCYPGTVLSVSYVGERYEVRVQMEGLGVWTAYMNQRVRVGERVQLYVTPERICRMDGYDHPSMKQNEAIAVAY, encoded by the coding sequence ATGAAATTAGAGATAACAGGAATTCAAAAATCATTTAATCAAACACCCGCACTGCTGCCGACAGATCTAACGCTTGAACATGGAAAGTTCACGACACTGCTCGGCCCATCGGGCTGTGGCAAAACAACACTGCTCCGCATGTTGGCCGGACTGGAACAGCCGGACGCAGGGGAGATTCGTGCAGATGGTCAGTGTATCTACTCTGCGGCGAAGCGGATTGATATACCGACACACAAGCGTAATCTGGGCATGGTGTTCCAGGATTTTGCATTATGGCCGCATATGACTGTATACGAAAATGTAGCGTTTGGCCTGAAGGCCGGAAAACAGAAATCTGATCTGCGGCAAAAGGTGAACGAAGCACTTGGCATGGTTCGCCTGCAAGGCATGGAAGATCGATATCCTCATCAGCTGTCTGGTGGACAGCAGCAACGGGTTGCTTTTGCCAGAGCCGTAGCGGTCAGACCTGGTGTGATCCTGTTCGATGAGCCACTGAGTGCATTGGATGCTGTACTCCGGGAAGAGATGCGGATTGAGATGATGTCTTTGGTACGGGACATGGGACTGACTGCGCTGTACGTCACACATGATCAGATCGAGGCGATGTCAATGTCGGATGAGATTGTGGTGATGCAGAAGGGTCGGATATTGCAAAAGGGAAGCCCGGAAACGATCTACTCGGCACCAAGTGATCCCTATGTCGCTTCGTTTATCGGAAAGTCCAACTGGCTCACGCCTAATCAATCGATGGTGCGTCCAGAGCATGTCACCTGGAACAAAACAGGTCATGACGATCTGTGTTATCCGGGGACGGTACTTAGTGTCAGCTATGTAGGTGAGCGTTATGAAGTACGAGTGCAGATGGAAGGGCTGGGCGTATGGACAGCCTATATGAACCAAAGGGTGCGCGTAGGGGAGCGGGTGCAGCTCTATGTAACCCCTGAGCGGATATGCCGAATGGACGGTTATGACCACCCGAGTATGAAGCAGAACGAAGCGATTGCGGTGGCATATTAA
- a CDS encoding LysR family transcriptional regulator → MNLIKLQIVELIDKHHHMTSVAELLGIKQPTVTFHMKSLEEEMGVRLFESRSGKTFLTEAGQALLHYSVKINALTQEARRVVKEYDSLYRGTLHIGASYVPATYLLPTIFNTFSQEFPGIRIVLSVKPSPVIREMLIRHQIDLGVISSEPFVGPALQAETLCEDDLVLICSPQHGLAQKDALTPDHIAQIPFALHGDESSTRRLTNQWLTQHDIRLRSTVEMDSLEAIKQLVLIGGHVSFMSRMAVQWEEQHGLIQVLPIPGEQAPRHIYTVHNKDRHPSVQVNRFKEVLREVSHGFPIFHG, encoded by the coding sequence TTGAATCTGATCAAATTACAAATTGTTGAGCTGATCGACAAGCATCATCACATGACAAGCGTGGCCGAGTTACTGGGGATCAAACAACCTACCGTTACATTTCATATGAAGTCATTGGAGGAAGAGATGGGCGTGCGATTATTCGAATCGCGCAGTGGGAAGACCTTTCTAACCGAGGCTGGACAAGCTCTGCTTCACTATTCCGTCAAAATCAATGCTTTGACCCAAGAGGCAAGGCGGGTAGTGAAGGAATATGACAGTCTCTATCGGGGCACCCTGCACATTGGAGCAAGCTATGTACCGGCTACATATTTGCTGCCCACCATATTCAATACCTTTTCTCAGGAATTCCCGGGCATTCGTATCGTCCTATCCGTCAAACCATCACCTGTTATTCGCGAGATGTTAATTCGGCATCAGATTGATCTGGGGGTGATCTCTTCCGAGCCATTTGTTGGACCCGCGCTGCAAGCCGAGACGTTATGTGAAGACGATTTGGTATTGATCTGTTCTCCACAACATGGGTTGGCCCAGAAGGATGCATTAACACCTGATCATATTGCTCAGATTCCTTTTGCCCTACATGGCGATGAATCCAGTACTAGACGGTTAACCAACCAATGGCTCACGCAACATGACATTCGTTTGCGGAGCACCGTTGAGATGGATTCCCTGGAAGCGATCAAACAGCTCGTGTTAATCGGAGGGCATGTCTCATTCATGTCTCGGATGGCGGTACAGTGGGAGGAACAGCACGGACTCATTCAAGTTCTTCCCATTCCGGGAGAGCAGGCACCGCGCCATATATACACCGTACATAACAAAGACCGCCACCCTTCCGTTCAGGTAAACCGTTTCAAAGAAGTGCTGCGAGAGGTGAGTCATGGCTTCCCCATTTTCCATGGCTGA
- a CDS encoding AraC family transcriptional regulator, whose product MTLQVFPLIPNGDHTRDLYARFKTSEVLNQASFLPPFVLADSHLLLICTGGEAAIRIGHRLNHATLGKMYLILPGTAIEYTTDEVHPLQGIAIYFDLLKPTSDINKATSGSTVREIYQKGLLRSSYADELPHELFQECTRIASQLHECTSVPQENRPFRIQTLMHELLTHVYAPPKESAIGDSEHTSALDQTLELIELGYAKHLSREVLAGVASMSVWHYSRVFKNRTGISPMEYVNSIRMDRAKEMLLVPGQTIKYIASQVGFQDEFYFSRKFKKYVGVSPSTYQRQKRSKIAALSFGTTGHLLALQIIPHAALIDNRRDQHRNLFFSNIPYHLGRSKRMNPHIWQTNVELLMQASPDLILCNEYEAHTLKRTLQRIAPTIVIPWKELSWREHFLQVATIVGEQQDAQQWLEQYDDKVIHAKEQLTHLIGKDTVSIIHIMMGHLLIYGRRNGGAVLYNDLGVSPSHDLLPGQVYRALDEQELPHITGDRMLLIVDQDPESQQRWHNLQHTQLWQELRPVQNQYVYLLDEMPWLDYSPYAHDQIIDEALKLFGGTSAH is encoded by the coding sequence GTGACTTTGCAAGTCTTTCCACTGATACCTAACGGTGACCATACCCGTGACCTATATGCAAGATTCAAAACATCCGAAGTTCTCAATCAAGCGTCTTTTCTTCCCCCATTCGTATTAGCGGACTCACATCTTCTGCTCATCTGTACTGGCGGTGAAGCCGCTATTCGTATTGGGCATAGGCTGAATCATGCCACACTCGGCAAAATGTATCTGATCCTGCCAGGAACAGCGATAGAATATACAACGGATGAGGTTCATCCTTTACAGGGCATCGCGATATACTTTGATCTGTTGAAGCCCACTTCAGATATCAATAAAGCTACTTCCGGCTCTACTGTAAGGGAGATTTACCAAAAAGGGTTACTTCGTTCGTCATACGCCGATGAATTGCCACATGAACTTTTTCAGGAATGTACCAGAATTGCCTCACAGCTCCATGAATGCACCTCTGTACCTCAAGAAAATCGTCCATTTCGTATTCAGACTTTGATGCATGAATTGTTGACCCATGTGTATGCTCCTCCCAAAGAAAGTGCAATAGGAGATTCCGAACACACCTCTGCTTTGGATCAAACACTTGAACTTATTGAGCTTGGATATGCTAAGCATCTTTCTCGGGAAGTTCTTGCCGGAGTGGCAAGTATGAGTGTATGGCACTATTCGCGGGTATTCAAAAACCGGACTGGCATCAGTCCCATGGAATACGTGAATAGCATCCGCATGGACCGGGCCAAAGAGATGCTACTCGTTCCCGGACAAACCATCAAATATATCGCATCACAGGTTGGTTTTCAGGACGAGTTTTACTTTAGCCGCAAATTCAAAAAATATGTTGGCGTGTCTCCCTCCACCTATCAACGGCAAAAGCGCAGTAAAATCGCTGCCCTTTCCTTCGGAACCACCGGCCATCTGCTGGCATTACAGATCATTCCCCATGCGGCATTGATCGATAACCGACGGGATCAACACAGGAATCTGTTTTTCTCCAATATCCCTTATCATCTGGGACGTAGCAAACGCATGAATCCTCATATCTGGCAAACCAACGTTGAGTTGTTGATGCAAGCGAGCCCGGACCTCATACTCTGTAATGAGTACGAAGCCCATACGTTAAAAAGAACGCTACAGCGAATTGCACCTACCATCGTTATTCCATGGAAAGAATTGAGCTGGCGGGAACATTTCTTACAAGTTGCCACCATTGTGGGAGAGCAACAAGATGCTCAGCAATGGTTGGAGCAGTATGATGACAAGGTAATCCATGCCAAAGAGCAGCTTACTCATTTAATCGGTAAGGATACGGTCTCCATCATTCATATCATGATGGGTCATCTGTTAATCTACGGGCGACGCAATGGGGGCGCTGTTCTATATAACGACCTGGGCGTGTCCCCTTCACACGATCTGCTTCCAGGGCAAGTGTATCGTGCATTGGATGAACAGGAGTTGCCTCATATAACAGGAGATCGCATGTTACTGATTGTGGACCAGGACCCGGAATCCCAGCAGCGCTGGCATAATCTACAACATACTCAGCTATGGCAAGAATTGAGGCCCGTGCAGAACCAGTATGTATATCTGCTAGATGAAATGCCTTGGTTGGATTATTCACCGTATGCCCATGATCAGATCATCGATGAAGCCCTGAAACTTTTTGGTGGGACTTCAGCACATTAA